The genomic region TCCCCGGACCTGCACAGCCTGAGTTTTGGCAGCCAGGTGCAGCTGCTGTCACAGGGTGAGCGGTTTTCCGAAACCCCGGATGGATTCATCCCCACCCCACATTTGTCGCCACTTGAGCTGCATCTGAAGGACCCGGTTGCGGTGGCCGAGCTGTTCCTGGGCACCCCCTATCTGTGGGGTGGAAACAGCCGATTGGGGATTGATTGCTCGGGGTTGGTGCAGGCCTCCCTGCTGGCCTGCGGCCTGCCCTGCCCCGGCGACAGTGGCCCGCAAGAGCGGGCATTGGGCAATTATGCCCCGCCCAATGGGGGCAACTATCGGCGCGGCGATCTGTTGTTCTGGAAAGGCCATGTCGCGCTGGTGCGCGACTGTGAGACGCTGGTCCATGCCAATGCGTTTCATATGGCGGTGGCGCTGGAGCCGTTACAGCCCGCTATCGACAGGATTTTGGCCCAGGGTGACGGTGCGGTGACAGCGCATAAACGGCTGCTTTAAACAGGCCGCCACGACAGCGTTTTTTTCAGGCCGTTAAACATGAGTATTTTTAGCAAAAAGAAACACTTAAGGAAGTGCATGCCCGCCATTTCTTTTTGCCTGAAATACTCATTCTGCACCCGTGCAACAGAATCCTTTGGTGCAGTTGGGAAATACACCGTAACTCAGCGGGCTATTTTGCCACGTGGATCAACTGGCGTTGCAGGCCAGGTCGCGGCCCGCTGGGCTCGGCAAGACGCTGCCGGGAGATCCAATTATCCAGCGGCCACCTCGGCGCGGCGGAAATCCAGGATCTGATCAAACGCTGCCCGCCCCGGCGCCGTGAGCAACAGCCCGCGTTTATGGGCATGGCGCTGCAGCCAGCCCGCATCCATCGCATGGCTCAGAAGTTGCCGCCCCAGTGCTCCCGCCACATGCGGCTGGCGTTCGGTCCAGTCCAGACAGGGCCGGACAAAAGCTTGTCGCCCCACCCGGTCCGGCAATGTCACCCCGAGCGCGTGCCATAAGTCGGACGGCGCGGCGCGATAGCCGCCGTTGTCCTCGACCAGCATGCCGCGGGCCAGAAACGCCTTGGCCAAGGCCACCGCCAATGGTCCGGCAAGATGATCATAGCAACTGCGCACCGTGGCCAGATCACCCGCTTTGCGCTGCTGGTTGCGGTAG from Parasedimentitalea psychrophila harbors:
- a CDS encoding ArsR/SmtB family transcription factor; this encodes MRTPRFDILGQAISDASRTRMLCELMEGRAYTNKELASAAGITPQTATAHLRMLQNAGLVTAEKSGRCVYHRLASPEVAQALEQLAAIAPADSLYRNQQRKAGDLATVRSCYDHLAGPLAVALAKAFLARGMLVEDNGGYRAAPSDLWHALGVTLPDRVGRQAFVRPCLDWTERQPHVAGALGRQLLSHAMDAGWLQRHAHKRGLLLTAPGRAAFDQILDFRRAEVAAG
- a CDS encoding C40 family peptidase; translated protein: MSKCQIIRPVVDLLDQPEGARQRQLIWGEQVTVKDKQGGWAQIVAAKDGYPGYVPSAALAAAVQTTHWVSAVATHVYTRPDFKSPDLHSLSFGSQVQLLSQGERFSETPDGFIPTPHLSPLELHLKDPVAVAELFLGTPYLWGGNSRLGIDCSGLVQASLLACGLPCPGDSGPQERALGNYAPPNGGNYRRGDLLFWKGHVALVRDCETLVHANAFHMAVALEPLQPAIDRILAQGDGAVTAHKRLL